The sequence below is a genomic window from Candidatus Cloacimonas sp..
AGTGATCTGATTATTTTTTTGGTGGACGCTCAAACCGGCGTTACCGATATCGACAAAGACATAGCCAAAATCCTTTATCCACATAGAGATAAAGTTATGCTCGTTGCCAATAAAGCCGATAGTGAAAAATTGGAGTGGGAGGTCTATGATTTCCTGCAATTGGGTTTAGGTGAGGCAATTGCTATTTCTGCTTCGCATGGACGCAATACGGGAGATTTTTTAGATGCTTTAATAAAACGCATTCCTGGCACACAATTGGCTTATCAAAATGAAGATAAACCCGCTGCCACACGCATTGCCATAGTGGGAAAACCCAATGTAGGAAAAAGTTCCATCGCCAATTTGCTGATCGGCAATCCGAAATTAATTGTCACTGATATTCCGGGCACAACGCGTGATTCCATAGATAGCCCTTTTCGTTTTCATAACAAGGATTATGTTTTAATCGATACTGCAGGGCTAAGACGCAAAACGAGAGTAAGTTACGGAGTGGAATATTTTTCCAATTTAAGAACTATAGATGCAGTTGATCGTGCGGACATTGTAGTTTTGGTTCTTACTGCGGATGAGGAACTTAGCGTTCAAGACATCAAAATAGCCAGCTATGCCAAACGCAAGATGAAGGAAATTCTGGTTGTGTTTAATAAATGGGATTTGGTGGAAAAAGAGACAAATACGGTAAATAAATATCTGCAGAATTTGCATTATCAGATGCCTTTTCTGCAATTTGCCCCCGTTCTATTCATTTCTGCTAAAACAAGCCAACGCATCAATCGGATAATGGAAACGGTTGCCCAAATTGAAGTAGAAAGTGAAAAACGGATTTCCACCTCAGAACTCAATCGCTTTATGGAAACGGTTATTATGCACAGACCCCCTACCCACCCAAGTGGAAGACAGGTAAAAATATATTATATAACGCAAGCACAAGTGAAACCGCCCACCTTTATTTTCTTTTGCAATACGCCTTCTTTGATAACGGAAAACTACCGGCGATTTTTACATAATCAATTAAGGGAAACATTCAAATTTGAAGGAGTTAGCATTAAGCTGATTTTTAAGGGACGCAAAAAAGAAGAGGACTAAATGAATGAACATAACTTTATGCTCTTAGGTTTTTTAATAGTTGCTTATCTGGTTGGCAGTATTCCCAATGGCTGGCTTGCTGGAAAATTAATTTACCGGAAAGATATCCGCAAAGAAGGAAGTGGAAATATAGGCGCCACCAATGCTTTAAGGTCTTTTGGAACGCTAAGTGGCGTTCTTGTTTTACTTTTGGATATGGCTAAGGGTTTTATTCCGGTCGGTTTAGCAATCTTAATTACAAGCAAAGAAAGTAGCTTGGTACCGATAACTGCTTTTTTAGTTATTATGGGGCATATTTTCCCTGTCTATTTAAAATTCAAAGGTGGTAAAGGAGTTGCTACGGCTGCCGGATCTTTTTTAGCGTTTGCGCCTTATAGTTTACTGATAGCGATTATTGTTTTTTTAATTGTAGTTATCCTTTATCGTTATGTATCTCTGGCATCTATATGTGCCGCTCTTTCTTTTCAGACCCATTATCTGGCACAATTGCTGAAAGCGGAAAAGGCGGATTTTGTCTCTTTAATTTTAATTTCAGTAGTCATAATGATGATACTTATTAAACATCAAAGCAATCTGGAAAGATTGTTAAGAGGAACTGAATCTAAACTAAAATTTGGTAAAAAAGGAAATTAGAACCTGAATGTGTGGAATCATAGGAGTTTTTGGAGCTGACGACGCCGCCCATCTTGCCGCTTTAGGACTTTTCGCTGAACAGCATAGAGGGCAAGAAAGTTGTGGTATGGCAGTGAGTGACGGTTTTCTTATCCGTTTGCATAAGCAAATGGGATTGGTTAAAGAGGTCTTTCATAGTGAACAATTAACTGCTTTGCCAGGAAAAATAGCTATTGGCCATGTGCGATATCCCACTAAGGGAAGTGCGACTGAATTTAATACCCAACCACATTTAGTGGAGACACTTTCGGGTCCCTGTTACGCACTTGCCTCAAATGGTGATATTGTAAATTATATGCAAGTGCGCAAAGCATTGGAAAAAGAAAAGGTCTATTTTAAAAGTGACAACGATGGTGAGCTGCTGGTTAAATATATTGCCTATAGAATCTTACATTATCAAGAAAAAATAGAAGTGGCAATCCAGCATTTAATGCAAGATATCAAAGGTGCATATTCCAGCGTTCTTTGCACACCTACGGAACTTTATATGTTTAGAGATCCGCTTAGCATCCGTCCAATGATGTGGGGAAAATTACCTGATGGAACAATTGTAGTGGCTTCGGAAAGTTGTGCTTTGGATACTTTAGGCGCCATAGATAGAAAAGAAGTCCCTCCCGCTGGAATAATCAAAGTTAGCGAAAAAGGAATAGAAATTTTTGAAAATGACCCAAATCTCTATCGAAGCTGTAATTGTGAAAAGCATTGTATTTTTGAACAGATATATTTTTCCCGCCCCGATAGTTTTCACTTTGGCGAAAATGTGTATCAAGTAAGAGAAAAAATTGGAGCAGCTTTGGCAAGACAAGACGAAGGATTAAATCCTGATTTGGTAGTTCCGGTTCCCGATTCATCCAATTTTATCGGAATGGGCTATGCCAATCAAAGTGGCAGACCTCTTTCCTTAGGCCTAATTCGTAATCATTATATCGGCAGAACTTTTATTAAACCGGAACAATCAGTCCGCGATGAAAGCGTGCGCCAAAAATTTAATGTCCTGCCCCATTTTTTTAATGGGAAAAAAATTGTGCTGATAGATGATAGCATTGTGCGGGGAACCACCATCCGAAAAATCGTGAAATTGATCAAAGATGCCGGAGCAACGGAAATTCATTTGCGCATTGGCAGCCCCCAAATAAAACATAGTTGCTATTATGGAATAGATACTCCCAATGCACAAGAATTGGTTGCCAACCGTAGAACATTGGAAGAAATTAGGGAAATTACCGGTGTGGATACTTTAAAACATCTATCCCAAAGCGATTTGCAAAGCTGTGTTCATTGCCCTGAAAATTATTGTTATGCCTGTTTTGATGGCAATTATCCCGTAGGAGTTCCCGATGCATACAATTAATCCTAACAAACTGGAAGAGATTTTAAATAGTTTTAAACAACGCCGCATAATCGTTTTAGGCGATATAATGCTGGATGAATATTTATGGGGAAAAGTTCAACGCATTTCTCCGGAAGCGCCTGTTCCCATAATTGAAATAAATACAAGCGATTACCGTTTAGGGGGAGCAGCCAATGCAGCTCTAAATTTAAATGTTTTGGGTGCGGAAGTTACTCTGACGGGTGTTTGTGGAAAAGACCCTCAATCGCAAATCATAATGAAGAAACTTAAAGAAAGAGGGATGTCTGCTTCAGGTATATTTATTGATGCCAGTAGGCCTACAACCCTAAAAACCAGAATTGGTTCCGTAAGTCAACAAATTGTGCGTTTAGATAGAGAAGATGTCTCTGAACTAAATTTGAATCTGCAAAAAGATATTTTCACCTATCTTGCTCAAATTATGCCTCAGGCGGATGCACTTTTAATTGAGGACTATAATAAGGGTTTGCTTAGTTTTAATTTGATCAATGATGTTCTGCAGCTGGCCAGAAAATATAAAAAACTGGTTGCGGTTGATCCCAAATATCTCAATTTCAGTTCCTATGGAGGAGTAGAAATTTTCAAACCCAACTTTAGAGAATTGGAAAGTTATTGCGGCAGAAAATTTACCGATAGAGAGGATTTTGAA
It includes:
- the der gene encoding ribosome biogenesis GTPase Der translates to MRKYIVSIVGRPNVGKSTLFNRLCRKRSAIVDFEAGITRDRKYEDVIWNGKTFKLVDTGGIVFDSNETMDKMVKHQALLAIEESDLIIFLVDAQTGVTDIDKDIAKILYPHRDKVMLVANKADSEKLEWEVYDFLQLGLGEAIAISASHGRNTGDFLDALIKRIPGTQLAYQNEDKPAATRIAIVGKPNVGKSSIANLLIGNPKLIVTDIPGTTRDSIDSPFRFHNKDYVLIDTAGLRRKTRVSYGVEYFSNLRTIDAVDRADIVVLVLTADEELSVQDIKIASYAKRKMKEILVVFNKWDLVEKETNTVNKYLQNLHYQMPFLQFAPVLFISAKTSQRINRIMETVAQIEVESEKRISTSELNRFMETVIMHRPPTHPSGRQVKIYYITQAQVKPPTFIFFCNTPSLITENYRRFLHNQLRETFKFEGVSIKLIFKGRKKEED
- the plsY gene encoding glycerol-3-phosphate 1-O-acyltransferase PlsY, with translation MNEHNFMLLGFLIVAYLVGSIPNGWLAGKLIYRKDIRKEGSGNIGATNALRSFGTLSGVLVLLLDMAKGFIPVGLAILITSKESSLVPITAFLVIMGHIFPVYLKFKGGKGVATAAGSFLAFAPYSLLIAIIVFLIVVILYRYVSLASICAALSFQTHYLAQLLKAEKADFVSLILISVVIMMILIKHQSNLERLLRGTESKLKFGKKGN
- the purF gene encoding amidophosphoribosyltransferase; its protein translation is MCGIIGVFGADDAAHLAALGLFAEQHRGQESCGMAVSDGFLIRLHKQMGLVKEVFHSEQLTALPGKIAIGHVRYPTKGSATEFNTQPHLVETLSGPCYALASNGDIVNYMQVRKALEKEKVYFKSDNDGELLVKYIAYRILHYQEKIEVAIQHLMQDIKGAYSSVLCTPTELYMFRDPLSIRPMMWGKLPDGTIVVASESCALDTLGAIDRKEVPPAGIIKVSEKGIEIFENDPNLYRSCNCEKHCIFEQIYFSRPDSFHFGENVYQVREKIGAALARQDEGLNPDLVVPVPDSSNFIGMGYANQSGRPLSLGLIRNHYIGRTFIKPEQSVRDESVRQKFNVLPHFFNGKKIVLIDDSIVRGTTIRKIVKLIKDAGATEIHLRIGSPQIKHSCYYGIDTPNAQELVANRRTLEEIREITGVDTLKHLSQSDLQSCVHCPENYCYACFDGNYPVGVPDAYN
- the rfaE1 gene encoding D-glycero-beta-D-manno-heptose-7-phosphate kinase, with protein sequence MHTINPNKLEEILNSFKQRRIIVLGDIMLDEYLWGKVQRISPEAPVPIIEINTSDYRLGGAANAALNLNVLGAEVTLTGVCGKDPQSQIIMKKLKERGMSASGIFIDASRPTTLKTRIGSVSQQIVRLDREDVSELNLNLQKDIFTYLAQIMPQADALLIEDYNKGLLSFNLINDVLQLARKYKKLVAVDPKYLNFSSYGGVEIFKPNFRELESYCGRKFTDREDFERSAEELRQRMNIKHLVVTVGSEGMYVFSGKKQVKHLPSFAREVYDVSGAGDTVISALTLAYLYDSNIDSATLIANHSAAVAVAKKGTASVTTDEIRESFNAAI